Proteins co-encoded in one uncultured Bacteroides sp. genomic window:
- a CDS encoding AraC family transcriptional regulator produces the protein MVKIKSGFMGERAIVLPAPIIEDLKNDELGCLLHITDIGFYPKADFHFRKRTKEETKQYILMYCVEGEGWFEIDGIRQKVLTHHFFIIPKGKAHAYGSNNVNPWTIYWIHFDGEKARYFAEGLDKPILISPEKDSRIEERLHLFEEIFSTLRNGYSKNNLNYSITSLFHFLGSLKFMGAYRESLSTNQQPRDVADEAIHFMRENIRKRLTLKEISDYVGFSSSHFSMLFQKKTGYSPLNYLSQLKIQEACHYLDFSDLKINQISSMIGFDDPFYFSRIFTKTMGSSPSEYRSKKKG, from the coding sequence ATGGTTAAAATAAAAAGCGGATTCATGGGTGAAAGAGCCATTGTATTACCTGCTCCAATTATCGAGGATCTAAAGAACGATGAGTTAGGCTGTTTGCTTCATATTACTGATATAGGATTTTATCCAAAAGCCGATTTTCACTTTCGGAAAAGGACGAAAGAAGAGACTAAACAATATATTCTAATGTATTGTGTTGAAGGTGAAGGCTGGTTTGAAATAGATGGAATCCGCCAAAAAGTATTGACTCATCACTTTTTTATTATTCCTAAAGGAAAAGCCCACGCTTATGGTAGCAACAATGTAAATCCATGGACTATATACTGGATTCATTTCGATGGAGAGAAAGCCAGATACTTTGCCGAAGGGCTCGACAAGCCTATACTAATTTCGCCCGAAAAAGACTCTAGAATCGAGGAGCGTCTGCATTTATTTGAAGAGATATTTTCTACATTGAGAAACGGATACAGTAAAAACAATCTCAACTATAGCATTACTAGTTTATTCCATTTTCTGGGATCATTGAAGTTTATGGGAGCTTACCGTGAAAGCCTGTCTACAAATCAGCAACCTCGTGACGTTGCCGACGAAGCCATTCACTTTATGCGAGAAAATATCCGCAAGCGCCTTACACTGAAAGAAATTTCGGACTATGTAGGATTCTCTTCATCTCATTTTTCTATGCTATTTCAAAAAAAAACAGGCTATTCACCTTTGAACTATCTTTCACAGCTCAAGATTCAGGAAGCTTGTCATTATCTTGATTTTTCAGATCTGAAAATTAATCAGATTAGCTCAATGATCGGTTTTGATGATCCATTTTATTTTAGCCGTATATTCACAAAAACAATGGGATCTTCTCCCTCTGAATACCGCAGTAAAAAGAAAGGATAA
- a CDS encoding sugar porter family MFS transporter, whose product MQKFNGAYIFGISMVSAMGGLLFGYDWVVIGGAKPFYERFFEIASSANLQAWAMSSALIGCVFGAVLSGIVSDKFGRKRPLLLSAFLFTIASLGTGSSACYVTFIIFRMVGGVGIGLASAISPMYIAEIAPAHLRGRFVSLNQMTIVIGILAAQIINLLIADKVPKGATDAFIQASWNGQVGWRWMFYACAVPAVAFFLLTFLVPESPRWLVKAGKPEKALPTLKRIGGESYARNEMANIQATLDDISEKVDFKTLFKPAYGVVLLIGIFLAVFQQWCGINTVFNYAEEIFTAAGYGVSDTLFNIVITGSVNMIFTLVAMFTVDKWGRKKLMLFGSIGLAIDYILLGSAFYLQLKGIAVLAFVIIAIAIYAMSLAPIVWVILSEIFPNRIRGAAMALATFTLWIACFILTYTFPLLNKSFGAAGTFWVYAGICLIGFIFILMKLPETKGKSLEEIEKELVKK is encoded by the coding sequence ATGCAAAAATTTAATGGTGCTTATATCTTTGGAATTTCGATGGTCTCTGCTATGGGAGGATTGCTCTTTGGCTATGACTGGGTGGTAATAGGTGGTGCAAAACCCTTTTACGAACGTTTTTTCGAGATTGCTTCTTCGGCTAATTTACAGGCATGGGCCATGAGTTCTGCACTTATAGGCTGTGTTTTTGGAGCTGTACTTTCCGGTATTGTGAGTGATAAATTCGGTCGAAAACGGCCTTTATTGCTGTCTGCATTTCTTTTCACTATAGCTTCTTTGGGTACAGGATCTTCTGCATGTTATGTCACTTTTATTATTTTTCGCATGGTAGGAGGCGTTGGCATAGGTTTGGCTTCCGCAATTTCTCCCATGTATATAGCAGAGATTGCTCCGGCTCATTTACGAGGACGATTCGTTTCCCTTAATCAGATGACTATCGTTATTGGAATTCTGGCAGCTCAGATAATTAATTTACTCATTGCCGACAAAGTGCCTAAAGGTGCTACCGATGCATTCATTCAGGCTTCATGGAATGGACAGGTTGGATGGCGTTGGATGTTTTACGCTTGTGCTGTACCTGCGGTTGCCTTTTTCTTACTAACTTTTCTGGTTCCTGAGAGTCCACGCTGGTTGGTAAAGGCTGGAAAGCCGGAAAAAGCATTGCCGACCTTAAAAAGAATAGGAGGCGAAAGTTATGCTCGCAATGAAATGGCCAACATACAAGCTACACTAGATGATATTAGTGAAAAAGTAGATTTTAAAACACTGTTTAAACCAGCTTATGGAGTTGTTTTATTGATAGGTATATTTTTAGCTGTATTTCAACAGTGGTGCGGAATAAATACAGTATTCAATTATGCTGAAGAAATTTTCACTGCGGCAGGCTATGGAGTGAGCGATACGCTTTTCAATATTGTAATTACCGGCAGTGTAAATATGATATTCACATTGGTCGCAATGTTTACGGTAGATAAATGGGGACGCAAAAAACTTATGCTATTTGGCTCTATTGGTTTGGCTATTGATTATATTTTGCTTGGAAGTGCTTTCTATCTTCAACTGAAAGGAATCGCCGTTTTGGCATTTGTAATAATAGCAATTGCTATTTATGCTATGTCGTTAGCTCCGATTGTTTGGGTTATTCTATCTGAAATTTTCCCGAATCGTATACGTGGTGCAGCCATGGCGTTAGCTACCTTCACATTATGGATCGCCTGTTTTATTCTTACCTACACTTTCCCTTTGTTAAATAAATCATTCGGTGCAGCCGGCACTTTCTGGGTTTATGCTGGCATTTGTCTCATTGGTTTTATATTTATTCTAATGAAATTACCTGAAACAAAAGGAAAATCTCTCGAAGAAATTGAAAAAGAATTGGTTAAAAAATAG
- a CDS encoding efflux RND transporter permease subunit gives MPSIVETSLKKPLLIVVIFTVLALGGLVSYNMLNLNLLPKFQLPMLTIQTVYPGAGASEVETSVTKKMEDALSTLENLKKISSTSMEGVSVIAIELNDGADPNQAVQDAQRKINVIKSDLPTGILDPSIDKLSLDEAPIMNIAASASLSSTKFYKLVEDRIQPRLAKLHGVGSVKMTGGNEREIKVNMDANKLRAYNISPLQVLQAIQMANMEIPAGNVENVNSTYSVRLAAKYSNLNELRNTVIKTTAIGEKVKIMDVAEVEDGIATQKLINRINGRDAIGIAIKKQSDANAVKVADLVKAELASIEKEYKSSQVKFEIASDDSVYTRASANAVVFDLFLAIVIVSIVCFIFLHNLRSAMIVMIAVPLSIIPSFIVMYFMGFSLNLMSLMALSLVVGILVDDSIVVIENMFRYMEAGKSKWQAALEGCKQILFTCMAITIVIVVVFLPLAISGGLIGNILREFAFPIIIATLSSLFVSFTVTPLLMSRFGKLSDDTKPTLSGRFSRLAERTFDSVVKVYSQVLVKGLKHKVTVFIVTLVLLIGSFSLIPAGFIGFSFVPNTDQGMLTVTLDMDPQVTVFQNNQTTMQAEKIISRLPEVERIYTNVGLSGSNTKNNVSTIDVKLVDKKERNVSIDVFAQKLKAEIMQVPGVRARVSVKGVSGDTTEPIQFIVQGTDFEKVQQTAALILNAVRHTPGTNDAKFSIDDPRQEVKVKLDRDKMATLGLSSSDVGSTLRVALNGNDDLKYTEGDFEYKIRVGIDKFDKTKADDVSKLTFMNKDGKLIELNQFADITFGLGPSALERTDRIPSIIVKSNVTGRSSGTVGAEISAKIQGKIPDGVTVKEGGMLEQQSNAFGSLGYAFLAAIVLIYLIMVVLYDSLLDPIIVMFSIPLSLIGAFLALALTMNDLNIFSIIGLIVLIGLVAKNAILLVDFTNHMRRDKGMDTFNALIEAGKERLRPILMTTFAMIFGMLPIAMASGNGAEFKNGMAWVIIGGLASSMILTLVVVPVVYYIFDKLTARFRHYRKNRAIEHIKETLMEEEEVVVSQ, from the coding sequence ATGCCTTCAATAGTAGAAACATCTCTAAAGAAACCGCTATTAATTGTAGTGATTTTCACGGTACTGGCTCTTGGCGGGTTGGTTAGTTATAATATGCTTAATTTGAATCTGTTGCCAAAGTTTCAGTTACCTATGCTTACCATACAAACCGTTTATCCGGGTGCTGGTGCATCGGAAGTAGAAACTTCTGTAACAAAGAAAATGGAAGATGCTCTTTCCACATTGGAAAATCTGAAAAAAATCAGTTCAACCTCTATGGAAGGTGTCTCTGTTATAGCCATTGAATTAAATGACGGTGCCGATCCTAATCAGGCTGTTCAGGATGCACAACGGAAAATTAATGTGATTAAGTCTGACTTGCCGACAGGAATTTTAGATCCTTCCATTGATAAGCTCTCTCTTGACGAAGCACCAATTATGAATATTGCAGCCTCGGCATCATTATCCTCAACAAAATTTTATAAATTGGTTGAAGACCGGATACAACCCCGATTGGCAAAACTTCACGGAGTAGGTTCGGTGAAAATGACAGGAGGAAATGAACGAGAGATTAAAGTGAATATGGATGCTAATAAGCTGAGAGCTTATAATATTTCTCCGTTACAGGTTTTGCAGGCTATTCAAATGGCTAACATGGAAATCCCGGCTGGAAATGTTGAAAATGTCAATTCAACTTATTCTGTCCGTTTGGCTGCGAAATATTCGAATCTCAACGAACTCCGCAATACGGTAATAAAGACAACTGCTATCGGTGAGAAAGTGAAAATAATGGATGTGGCTGAAGTGGAAGATGGTATTGCCACACAAAAGTTGATTAACAGAATTAATGGGCGTGATGCTATTGGTATTGCCATTAAAAAACAATCAGATGCAAATGCTGTAAAAGTGGCCGATTTGGTTAAAGCAGAACTGGCATCTATTGAAAAAGAGTATAAAAGCAGTCAGGTGAAATTTGAAATTGCTTCTGATGATTCTGTTTATACCCGTGCTTCGGCTAATGCAGTAGTCTTCGACTTATTCCTTGCGATTGTTATAGTGTCAATTGTCTGCTTCATATTCCTGCATAACCTGCGCAGTGCTATGATTGTGATGATTGCAGTTCCGCTCTCAATTATTCCTTCATTTATAGTGATGTATTTCATGGGATTCTCTCTGAATCTGATGTCATTGATGGCTCTGTCATTAGTTGTCGGCATTTTGGTGGACGACTCCATTGTTGTGATTGAGAATATGTTCCGCTATATGGAAGCGGGGAAATCAAAATGGCAGGCAGCACTTGAAGGCTGCAAACAGATTCTGTTTACCTGTATGGCCATAACTATTGTTATTGTGGTTGTATTCTTGCCACTGGCTATCAGCGGAGGATTAATTGGAAACATTTTAAGAGAGTTTGCCTTTCCTATCATTATTGCTACACTTTCCAGTTTATTTGTTTCGTTTACTGTAACGCCGTTACTAATGTCTCGTTTCGGAAAGTTATCTGATGATACAAAGCCTACTTTATCCGGCCGATTCTCTCGTTTGGCAGAGCGTACTTTCGACTCAGTAGTAAAGGTATACTCCCAGGTATTAGTAAAAGGGCTGAAACACAAAGTGACGGTTTTTATTGTTACACTTGTTTTGTTGATAGGCTCCTTTTCCTTGATTCCAGCAGGATTTATCGGTTTTTCATTTGTTCCTAATACCGATCAGGGTATGCTTACTGTAACTCTGGATATGGACCCTCAGGTAACAGTCTTTCAGAACAATCAGACTACTATGCAAGCTGAAAAAATAATAAGCCGGCTACCAGAAGTAGAGCGTATATATACCAATGTTGGTTTATCGGGTAGTAACACAAAAAATAATGTAAGTACCATTGATGTAAAACTGGTAGATAAAAAGGAAAGAAATGTAAGTATAGATGTTTTTGCTCAAAAATTGAAAGCTGAAATAATGCAAGTGCCGGGAGTCCGTGCACGGGTAAGTGTTAAAGGTGTTTCGGGAGATACTACAGAACCAATTCAATTTATTGTTCAGGGAACCGATTTTGAGAAGGTGCAGCAAACAGCAGCTTTGATATTGAATGCAGTTCGTCATACTCCCGGAACAAATGATGCTAAATTCTCCATTGATGATCCACGTCAGGAAGTAAAAGTAAAACTGGATCGTGATAAGATGGCAACTTTGGGATTGTCTTCATCAGACGTAGGTTCTACTCTTCGTGTTGCATTGAATGGAAACGATGATCTGAAATATACGGAAGGTGATTTTGAATATAAAATCCGTGTGGGCATTGATAAGTTTGATAAGACAAAGGCAGATGATGTATCTAAGCTGACATTTATGAATAAAGATGGAAAGCTTATTGAACTGAATCAATTTGCTGACATCACATTTGGATTAGGACCGTCTGCTTTGGAGCGTACAGACAGAATTCCTTCTATTATTGTAAAATCAAATGTAACAGGTCGTTCTTCCGGGACTGTGGGTGCTGAAATATCTGCAAAAATTCAGGGAAAAATACCCGATGGTGTTACTGTGAAAGAGGGTGGTATGCTGGAGCAGCAATCTAATGCTTTCGGAAGTCTGGGATATGCATTCCTGGCAGCAATCGTATTAATCTACCTCATTATGGTTGTTCTTTACGATTCTTTGCTTGATCCTATAATTGTGATGTTCTCTATCCCGTTGTCACTAATCGGGGCTTTTCTGGCTTTGGCTCTGACTATGAACGACCTGAATATTTTCAGTATCATCGGATTGATTGTATTAATTGGACTGGTAGCTAAGAACGCTATTCTGCTGGTAGACTTTACCAATCACATGCGCCGTGATAAAGGTATGGATACTTTCAATGCACTGATAGAAGCAGGTAAAGAACGTTTGCGCCCTATTCTGATGACCACTTTCGCCATGATATTTGGTATGTTACCAATTGCAATGGCTTCAGGTAACGGAGCTGAATTTAAAAATGGTATGGCATGGGTAATCATCGGAGGATTGGCTAGTTCTATGATATTGACTTTAGTTGTAGTGCCGGTTGTGTATTATATCTTTGATAAGTTAACGGCTCGTTTCCGCCATTATAGGAAAAATCGCGCTATAGAACATATTAAGGAAACTTTAATGGAAGAAGAGGAAGTGGTTGTGTCTCAATAA
- a CDS encoding DUF1304 domain-containing protein, protein MITLTAQILVVLVALEHLLILWIEMFAWDTVGKRVFRTIPEELFQPTKKLASNQGLYNGFLSAGLFWSFFISDRSWSVNVQLFFLGCVLIAGLYGAITSSRKIFFIQALPAVFAIIFVLLS, encoded by the coding sequence GTGATAACTTTAACTGCTCAAATATTGGTCGTATTAGTTGCTTTGGAACATTTGTTGATTCTTTGGATAGAAATGTTTGCTTGGGATACGGTTGGCAAAAGAGTGTTTAGAACAATACCTGAAGAGTTATTTCAGCCTACAAAAAAGTTAGCTTCAAATCAAGGCTTGTATAATGGCTTTTTATCAGCAGGGTTATTCTGGTCTTTCTTTATTTCAGATCGGAGTTGGTCGGTTAATGTGCAGTTGTTTTTCTTAGGTTGTGTACTGATTGCTGGTTTATATGGGGCAATAACCTCTTCCCGGAAAATATTTTTTATTCAGGCATTACCAGCAGTTTTTGCAATAATATTTGTCTTGTTATCATAA
- a CDS encoding PhzF family isomerase: MKKLIVYQIDSFTKEKFKGNPAGVVVNADGLNDCEMQMIARELNNSETAFLFQSDSADYDGVIRYFTPKSEVPICGHATIAAMYAKALEGNLNSCVLKMKTNVGVLPFEIIKNNSDYQVIMTQGEFTLSNTFDEATSERMIKALGLEANDLNKNCPIQIASTGHSKVMIGINCREKLNMLTPNLNDLANLSTDIKCNGYFVFTFDSDDKDVLTYGRMFAPAIGINEDPVTGNANGPLGGYLIQNKIIETTDDCFEFNGRQGEAINRLGVVNVRVKIEDNKPSLIQIKGDAVVVFKTEITV, encoded by the coding sequence ATGAAGAAATTAATAGTATATCAGATTGACTCTTTTACAAAAGAGAAGTTTAAAGGTAATCCGGCCGGAGTAGTAGTTAACGCCGATGGATTGAATGATTGCGAGATGCAGATGATTGCCAGAGAATTAAATAATTCAGAAACAGCCTTTCTTTTTCAGTCGGACAGTGCTGATTATGATGGTGTGATACGATATTTTACACCAAAGAGCGAAGTCCCAATTTGTGGGCACGCTACGATAGCTGCCATGTATGCTAAAGCCTTGGAAGGAAACCTAAACTCGTGCGTACTAAAAATGAAAACCAATGTAGGTGTTCTTCCCTTTGAAATAATCAAAAACAATAGCGATTATCAGGTGATAATGACACAAGGAGAGTTTACTCTTAGTAATACCTTTGATGAGGCTACATCTGAAAGAATGATTAAAGCGTTGGGACTTGAGGCAAATGACTTAAACAAGAATTGCCCTATTCAAATAGCATCGACTGGACACTCAAAGGTTATGATTGGGATAAATTGCCGAGAGAAACTGAATATGCTGACACCCAATTTAAATGATCTGGCAAACCTGAGTACAGATATTAAATGCAACGGATACTTTGTGTTTACCTTTGATTCAGATGATAAAGATGTATTAACCTATGGCCGAATGTTTGCCCCTGCAATTGGAATAAATGAAGATCCGGTAACCGGTAATGCAAATGGTCCGCTAGGAGGATATCTGATTCAAAACAAAATAATCGAAACAACTGATGATTGTTTTGAATTTAATGGTCGTCAGGGAGAGGCAATAAACAGACTTGGAGTTGTTAATGTCAGAGTTAAGATTGAAGATAATAAACCAAGTTTAATCCAGATAAAAGGTGATGCAGTGGTTGTTTTTAAAACAGAGATCACTGTATAA
- a CDS encoding AraC family transcriptional regulator, with protein sequence MDSKMINKSNERSSVIDDFSFQLPVAGKHCNEFALYYLQENASYSKFHEMTDTFCIIVVYSGSLNIMTDAHRYSLSRGDIAFIPPGKMLSLDLNISPVEGYMMVLSSDFFELLQIPIVISKDKLLVKDNELNSEEAVLRKINQIFELIKDELSNNNDDLFTKEKLLNLVSVFYIEILNAYAKSSPVAKNLCKSGSLNRKNKICKDFFILVNQHLREERNLKFYADKLCISPKHLSLLIKETTGLSANRLITDAVIHEAKRLLQNSGNSVKEISYLLNFPNQSFFGKYFKREVGLSPSNYQNKIFC encoded by the coding sequence ATGGATAGTAAAATGATAAATAAATCAAATGAAAGGTCGTCAGTAATTGATGACTTTTCATTTCAGTTACCTGTTGCTGGAAAACACTGCAATGAATTTGCTCTTTATTATTTGCAAGAGAATGCATCTTATAGTAAATTCCATGAAATGACAGATACTTTTTGTATTATAGTTGTTTATAGCGGATCTTTAAATATAATGACTGACGCTCATCGTTATTCATTATCAAGAGGGGATATTGCATTTATCCCTCCGGGAAAGATGTTAAGTCTGGATTTAAATATTTCACCGGTTGAGGGTTATATGATGGTATTGTCTTCCGACTTTTTTGAATTGCTGCAAATACCAATTGTTATAAGTAAAGATAAGCTGTTGGTTAAAGATAACGAATTAAATTCTGAAGAAGCTGTTTTAAGAAAAATCAATCAGATTTTTGAATTGATAAAGGATGAATTATCTAATAATAATGATGATTTATTTACGAAGGAGAAGCTTTTAAATTTAGTCTCAGTATTTTATATTGAGATATTGAATGCTTATGCAAAAAGCAGCCCTGTCGCAAAGAATCTTTGTAAGTCGGGCTCTTTAAACCGGAAAAATAAAATCTGCAAAGACTTTTTTATATTGGTAAACCAACATTTACGTGAAGAAAGAAATCTGAAATTTTATGCTGATAAGCTTTGTATTTCTCCTAAACACCTCTCTCTATTAATAAAAGAAACTACGGGGCTATCAGCAAACAGACTGATAACAGATGCTGTGATTCATGAAGCCAAGCGCCTTCTTCAGAACTCGGGAAACAGTGTGAAGGAGATTTCTTATTTACTGAATTTCCCGAATCAAAGTTTCTTTGGGAAATATTTTAAAAGAGAAGTGGGACTTTCTCCCAGCAATTATCAAAACAAAATATTCTGTTAG
- a CDS encoding NAD(P)H-dependent oxidoreductase, whose protein sequence is MSLLENLQWRYATKKYDPTKKVAQEDVDKIIEAARMSPTSSGLQQFRVIVITNQELKNKIVPIAMDQQIVADCSHLLVFAAWDRYTEERINNIYNYTTDQRGLPRGRFKSYTDKLRALYLPQTAEENFVHTARQAYIGLGLAIAQAAELKVDSTPMEGFVGEELDELLDLKSKGLKSVLLLPLGYRDTENDWLVKMKKVRNPKDEFVINY, encoded by the coding sequence ATGTCATTATTAGAAAATTTACAATGGCGTTATGCCACAAAAAAGTACGATCCTACCAAAAAGGTAGCACAAGAAGATGTAGATAAAATAATAGAAGCAGCCCGCATGTCACCTACATCTTCAGGTTTACAGCAATTCAGAGTGATAGTAATAACCAATCAGGAACTGAAAAATAAAATAGTGCCAATTGCAATGGATCAGCAGATTGTTGCCGATTGCTCTCATTTGCTTGTGTTTGCTGCATGGGATCGTTATACTGAAGAACGTATAAATAATATTTATAATTATACAACTGATCAGAGAGGTTTGCCAAGAGGACGCTTCAAATCATATACAGATAAGCTCAGAGCGCTTTATTTGCCTCAAACAGCTGAAGAGAATTTTGTTCACACTGCAAGACAAGCTTATATTGGCTTAGGATTAGCTATTGCTCAGGCGGCTGAATTAAAAGTAGATAGTACACCAATGGAAGGTTTTGTTGGTGAGGAACTGGACGAATTGCTTGATCTTAAATCAAAAGGATTGAAGAGTGTTCTTCTATTACCACTTGGATACCGGGATACTGAGAATGATTGGCTTGTAAAAATGAAAAAAGTAAGAAACCCTAAAGATGAATTCGTTATCAATTATTAG